In Calothrix sp. PCC 7507, one DNA window encodes the following:
- a CDS encoding GspE/PulE family protein — protein sequence MTYSSPQRRSTALTTRTEFSPFGTKLVQAGYVNSDQMRQALVESRKSGTPLTEMLESITGRQLSPELLRQYKKQQLFELKILYGVESLDPEVNQLGNAMVGQLIETLIPVDICRRHRLVPLSKHEDQTPPCVLVAMVDPDNLEASDDLNRILRPQGLALQRMVITQEDYQQLINQYLDEQAVKQKHLDQEKFTDINQDLENLGNLDLEDAPDDMEADLGAAMKGAEDAPVINLVNRILAKALHEKVSDIHIEPQEENLRIRFRKDGVLREAFDPLPKKIIAAVTARFKIIASLDIAERRLPQDGRIRRMFEGRKVDFRVNTLPSRYGEKVVLRILDNSSTQLGLNKLITDPETLHIVQDMVSRPFGLILVTGPTGSGKTTSLYSALAEKNDPGINISTVEDPIEYSLPGITQVQVIREKGLDFATALRAFLRQDPDVLLVGETRDKETAKTAIEAALTGHLVLTTLHTNDAPGAIARLGEMGIEPFMISSSLIGVLAQRLVRRVCSDCRIAYTPTVEELARYGLSASQDVGVTFYKANSLTTEGVAEAKAKNQLCPTCNGVGYKGRCGVYEVMRVTENLQTLINEDAPTERIKEVAVEEGMKTLLAYSLDLVRQGATTLEEVERVTFTDTGLEAELKAKRKSGLTCRTCNATLQPEWLDCPYCMTSRFQD from the coding sequence ATGACTTACTCGTCACCACAACGCCGTAGTACCGCTCTCACCACAAGAACAGAGTTTTCGCCATTCGGCACCAAGCTAGTACAGGCTGGCTATGTTAATAGCGATCAGATGCGGCAGGCGCTGGTTGAAAGCCGCAAATCTGGCACACCTCTGACGGAAATGCTAGAGTCAATCACTGGGCGGCAACTGTCTCCTGAGTTACTCAGGCAATATAAGAAACAACAGTTATTTGAACTTAAAATATTATACGGTGTTGAATCCCTTGATCCGGAAGTCAACCAGCTTGGTAATGCTATGGTGGGGCAGCTAATTGAAACCCTCATCCCAGTAGATATTTGCCGTCGTCATCGTTTAGTGCCACTTTCAAAACACGAAGATCAGACCCCCCCCTGTGTTTTAGTGGCAATGGTCGATCCGGATAATCTAGAGGCTTCCGATGACCTCAATCGCATCTTGCGCCCACAAGGTTTAGCATTGCAGCGCATGGTGATTACCCAGGAAGATTACCAGCAGTTAATCAATCAATACTTAGATGAACAGGCTGTTAAACAAAAACACTTAGACCAAGAAAAGTTTACAGACATTAATCAGGATTTAGAAAATCTCGGAAATCTTGACTTAGAAGATGCACCCGATGACATGGAGGCTGATTTGGGTGCAGCGATGAAGGGTGCAGAGGATGCCCCAGTCATCAACTTAGTCAATAGAATCCTCGCCAAAGCCTTGCATGAGAAGGTTTCTGATATTCACATTGAACCCCAAGAAGAAAACCTCCGCATTCGCTTTCGCAAGGATGGGGTACTGCGTGAAGCTTTTGACCCCCTACCGAAAAAAATCATTGCGGCGGTGACAGCCCGATTTAAAATCATCGCTAGTTTAGACATCGCTGAGAGGCGTTTACCCCAAGATGGACGCATCCGCCGCATGTTTGAGGGACGGAAGGTAGACTTCCGAGTCAATACCTTACCCAGTCGTTATGGGGAAAAGGTGGTATTGCGGATTTTGGATAATTCCTCTACCCAACTAGGATTGAATAAGTTAATCACCGACCCTGAGACTTTGCATATTGTTCAGGATATGGTGAGTCGTCCCTTCGGGTTGATTTTAGTAACTGGACCAACTGGTTCTGGTAAAACGACTTCGCTATATTCGGCTCTAGCAGAAAAGAACGATCCAGGAATTAACATCAGTACTGTAGAAGACCCGATTGAGTACAGTTTGCCAGGGATTACTCAAGTACAGGTGATTCGGGAAAAAGGATTGGATTTCGCTACGGCGCTACGGGCTTTCTTGCGACAAGATCCGGATGTCTTGTTGGTGGGTGAAACACGAGATAAAGAAACAGCAAAAACCGCGATTGAAGCGGCGCTGACAGGTCACTTAGTATTAACTACCTTACATACTAATGACGCTCCTGGTGCGATCGCCCGTTTGGGAGAAATGGGTATTGAACCTTTCATGATTTCCAGTTCCTTAATAGGCGTTCTCGCACAGCGTCTAGTGCGACGCGTCTGTTCTGATTGTCGCATCGCCTATACCCCCACAGTTGAAGAACTGGCTCGCTACGGTTTATCAGCTTCTCAAGATGTAGGCGTCACTTTCTATAAAGCCAACTCCTTGACAACAGAAGGCGTAGCAGAAGCCAAAGCCAAAAATCAGCTTTGCCCAACTTGTAATGGCGTTGGTTACAAAGGACGCTGTGGTGTTTATGAAGTCATGCGCGTCACCGAAAACCTGCAAACCCTCATCAACGAAGACGCACCCACAGAACGTATTAAGGAAGTAGCAGTAGAAGAAGGCATGAAAACCTTATTAGCCTACAGCCTAGATTTAGTGCGTCAAGGTGCTACCACCCTAGAAGAAGTCGAGCGCGTGACGTTTACTGATACGGGCTTAGAAGCCGAGTTAAAAGCCAAACGTAAGAGTGGTCTGACATGCCGGACTTGCAACGCCACATTACAACCAGAATGGCTAGATTGCCCCTACTGTATGACATCGCGCTTTCAAGATTAG
- a CDS encoding type IV pilus twitching motility protein PilT produces the protein MEMMIEDLMEQMIEMGGSDMHLTAGLPPYFRISGKLTPIGEDVLTADQCQRLIFSMLNNTQRKTLEQTWELDCSYGVKGLARFRVNVYKDRGAYAACLRALSSKIPNFEKLGLPDVVREMTEKPRGLILVTGPTGSGKTTTLAAMIDLINRTKAEHILTVEDPIEFVYESIKSLVHQRQLGEDTKSFANALKAALREDPDIVLVGEMRDLETISLAISAAETGHLVFGTLHTSSAAQTVDRIIDVFPHERQTQVRVQLSNSLVAVFSQTLVPKKNPKPGEYGRVMAQEILIVTPAISNLIREGKTSQIYSAIQTGGKLGMQTLEKVLADYYKAGTISFEAAMSKTSKPDEIQRLIGGTAPPPAAGAKPGAARSH, from the coding sequence ATGGAAATGATGATTGAAGATTTGATGGAACAGATGATTGAAATGGGTGGTTCGGATATGCATTTAACTGCAGGACTACCTCCTTACTTTCGCATCAGTGGCAAACTCACCCCCATCGGGGAAGATGTATTGACTGCAGATCAGTGTCAAAGACTGATTTTTAGTATGCTCAACAATACACAGCGTAAAACCTTAGAGCAGACTTGGGAATTAGATTGCTCCTATGGTGTTAAAGGTTTGGCACGCTTCCGGGTCAATGTTTATAAGGATCGTGGTGCTTACGCTGCTTGTTTACGTGCTTTGAGTTCTAAAATTCCTAACTTTGAAAAGCTAGGTTTGCCTGATGTGGTGCGGGAAATGACGGAAAAACCTCGGGGATTAATTCTAGTTACAGGCCCCACAGGTTCTGGAAAGACAACTACTCTAGCGGCAATGATTGACTTAATTAACCGCACTAAAGCCGAGCATATTTTGACTGTAGAAGACCCGATTGAATTTGTTTATGAATCCATTAAAAGCTTGGTTCATCAACGCCAATTGGGTGAAGATACCAAGAGTTTTGCTAATGCTTTGAAAGCAGCTTTGCGAGAAGACCCAGATATTGTTTTGGTGGGAGAAATGCGCGATTTGGAAACGATTTCTTTGGCGATTTCTGCCGCAGAAACCGGACACTTGGTATTTGGTACATTACACACCAGTTCCGCCGCCCAGACTGTTGACCGGATTATTGATGTTTTTCCCCATGAAAGACAAACCCAGGTGCGCGTGCAGTTGTCTAACTCATTAGTAGCAGTTTTTAGCCAAACTTTAGTACCAAAGAAAAACCCCAAGCCTGGTGAATATGGTCGGGTAATGGCTCAAGAAATTCTCATCGTTACTCCCGCTATTTCTAACTTAATTCGAGAAGGTAAAACATCTCAAATCTACTCAGCTATTCAGACTGGCGGTAAGTTGGGTATGCAAACGCTAGAAAAGGTTTTAGCCGATTATTACAAAGCGGGAACTATCTCCTTTGAAGCCGCGATGTCTAAGACTTCTAAGCCCGATGAAATTCAACGGCTCATCGGTGGTACAGCACCGCCACCCGCCGCAGGCGCAAAACCTGGTGCTGCTAGATCCCATTAA
- a CDS encoding type II secretion system F family protein, whose protein sequence is MPTYVARVRDSQGKSRTEKFSAASLVQARTNLRDQGFVVQELKESQGLSISFDLKKLQNSFVKVTVKDKAVFSRQFAALTSAGVAIVRSLGVLSEQCSNPKLKKALVDISNDVQTGMNLSDSMRKHPECFDGLYVSMIQAGEVGGVLDDVLNRLAKLLEDVARLQNQIKSALSYPTVVGFIAVAIFLGMTIFLIPIFAKIFTEIGTELPPLTQFLMDCSQFLRSPNVGFLVVAIVGLKIAYSKYYKTPVGRQTIDRLSLKMPLFGDLIQKSSVARFSRTFGSLTRSGVPILTCLEIVRDTSGNQVIANAIDEARIEIQQGGMISIALQKEAVFPAMAIQMISIGEETGELDAMLMKVADFYEDEVEQAVKAMTSILEPVMIVVLGGMVGTILLAMYLPMFKVFEKLG, encoded by the coding sequence ATGCCAACCTATGTTGCTCGTGTTCGTGACTCGCAAGGAAAATCCCGAACAGAAAAATTTTCTGCTGCATCCTTGGTTCAAGCACGTACTAATCTCAGAGATCAGGGTTTTGTAGTTCAAGAACTTAAAGAATCTCAAGGCTTGTCAATAAGCTTTGACTTGAAAAAATTACAGAATTCTTTTGTTAAGGTTACTGTTAAAGATAAAGCTGTTTTTTCCCGCCAATTTGCGGCATTGACTAGTGCGGGTGTCGCAATTGTCAGAAGTCTAGGTGTACTATCAGAACAATGTAGTAATCCTAAGCTAAAAAAAGCTCTTGTAGATATTAGTAATGATGTTCAAACTGGCATGAATCTTTCAGATTCTATGCGTAAGCATCCTGAATGCTTTGATGGGTTGTATGTGAGTATGATTCAGGCTGGGGAAGTGGGTGGTGTTTTAGACGATGTGCTAAATCGCTTGGCTAAGTTGTTAGAAGATGTTGCCCGCTTACAAAACCAAATTAAATCAGCATTATCTTATCCAACGGTTGTGGGTTTTATAGCCGTTGCTATCTTTCTTGGTATGACCATTTTTCTGATTCCTATTTTCGCGAAGATTTTTACGGAAATAGGAACAGAATTGCCACCACTAACGCAATTTCTGATGGATTGTAGTCAATTTTTGCGAAGCCCAAATGTTGGCTTTCTTGTCGTTGCTATTGTGGGATTAAAAATTGCCTACTCAAAGTATTATAAAACCCCTGTTGGTCGGCAAACAATTGATCGTTTATCTTTGAAGATGCCGTTGTTTGGTGACTTGATTCAAAAATCATCGGTTGCCCGTTTTAGCCGCACTTTTGGATCGTTAACTCGTTCAGGTGTGCCAATTTTAACTTGCTTAGAAATTGTGAGAGATACATCTGGAAACCAGGTAATTGCTAATGCTATAGATGAAGCTCGGATAGAGATTCAACAAGGAGGTATGATTAGCATTGCTTTGCAAAAAGAAGCAGTTTTTCCAGCTATGGCTATTCAGATGATTAGCATCGGCGAAGAAACTGGAGAATTAGATGCAATGTTAATGAAAGTTGCTGATTTCTATGAGGATGAAGTTGAGCAGGCTGTGAAAGCAATGACTAGTATTTTGGAACCAGTGATGATTGTGGTTCTGGGGGGAATGGTGGGGACAATTTTGCTTGCTATGTATCTACCTATGTTCAAGGTATTTGAGAAGCTAGGCTAA
- a CDS encoding lipopolysaccharide assembly protein LapB: MKYLFFLWLLILSLISADPAIAQTQQPYTLISGLGTHYHQVSTHNPQAQKFFDQGLNLIYAFNHDEAVHSFQAAATLDPHLAIAYWGIALALGPNINLDVDFEREQAAYQAVQQALALSSTASRQERDYITALAKRYTNNPNVDLHKLAVDYKNAMAELVKRYPQDLDAATLYAESLMDLHPWQLWTKDGRPQVDTEEIVTVLESVLQRDPHHLGANHYYIHAVEASLSPERALKSANRLETLVPASGHLVHMPGHIYFRVGDYHKAMLSNMQAIAQDEAYIQKNHPQGFYPLMYYNHNIHFLAVASAMAGRYQDAIAAAEKLVANATPFVQGFPMIEGYLGTKILIQVRFDDWDAILKTPAPDVKLPITRAIWHFARGMANAAIGKLEDAAEERNALLTAQNTIPITAMIGASPASNILDIAGNLLDAKIAKAKQDDDSAIKFLETAVAQEDALNYTEPPDWYISTRESLGGVLLAKGDYPAAEKVFREDLQKYPHNGRSLFGLQASLQALGKLQSAKLVQAEFTTAWKNADTQLNSEQLSVNKLR, encoded by the coding sequence ATGAAGTACTTATTTTTTCTCTGGCTGCTGATATTATCCTTAATTTCTGCTGATCCGGCGATTGCTCAAACACAGCAGCCCTACACTTTAATATCTGGACTCGGAACACACTATCATCAAGTTTCCACCCACAATCCCCAAGCGCAAAAGTTTTTTGACCAGGGGTTAAATTTGATTTACGCTTTCAACCATGATGAGGCTGTGCATTCCTTTCAAGCTGCTGCTACACTTGATCCGCATTTAGCGATCGCATATTGGGGAATTGCCCTGGCTTTAGGGCCTAATATTAACTTAGATGTAGACTTTGAACGAGAACAAGCTGCTTATCAAGCAGTACAACAAGCTTTGGCGCTATCTTCTACAGCATCAAGACAGGAACGAGACTATATTACCGCTTTAGCAAAGCGTTACACAAATAACCCTAATGTAGATTTGCACAAGCTGGCGGTAGACTACAAAAACGCGATGGCAGAATTAGTCAAACGTTATCCCCAAGATTTGGATGCAGCAACTTTATATGCTGAAAGTTTGATGGATTTGCACCCTTGGCAACTCTGGACTAAAGATGGACGACCACAGGTAGATACAGAAGAGATTGTGACTGTTTTAGAATCGGTGCTGCAACGCGATCCGCATCATCTCGGTGCTAATCACTACTATATCCACGCTGTGGAAGCGTCACTTTCTCCAGAACGCGCCCTCAAGAGTGCTAACAGACTAGAAACCCTAGTTCCCGCCTCTGGACATTTGGTACACATGCCTGGTCATATTTACTTCCGTGTGGGAGATTATCACAAGGCGATGTTGTCTAATATGCAGGCGATCGCTCAAGATGAAGCTTACATCCAAAAAAATCACCCTCAGGGTTTTTATCCCCTGATGTACTATAACCACAACATACATTTTCTCGCTGTAGCTAGTGCAATGGCTGGTAGATATCAAGATGCTATTGCAGCCGCAGAGAAATTGGTGGCTAATGCTACTCCTTTTGTCCAAGGTTTCCCTATGATTGAGGGCTATCTCGGCACTAAAATCTTGATTCAAGTGCGCTTTGATGACTGGGATGCCATTTTAAAGACACCTGCTCCTGATGTTAAATTACCTATAACTAGGGCAATCTGGCATTTTGCTCGTGGGATGGCAAATGCTGCTATAGGTAAACTTGAGGATGCTGCAGAGGAACGCAATGCATTACTCACCGCCCAAAACACAATTCCAATTACAGCAATGATTGGGGCGAGTCCCGCTAGTAATATTCTGGATATTGCTGGCAATCTGTTAGACGCTAAAATTGCCAAAGCCAAGCAAGATGATGATTCTGCCATCAAATTTCTAGAAACCGCAGTAGCCCAAGAAGACGCATTAAATTATACAGAACCACCAGACTGGTACATCTCTACACGGGAATCCTTGGGTGGTGTGCTATTAGCTAAGGGTGATTATCCTGCAGCCGAGAAAGTGTTTCGTGAAGACTTGCAAAAGTATCCCCATAACGGACGCTCACTATTTGGGTTACAAGCCAGCTTGCAAGCACTAGGGAAACTTCAGTCCGCTAAACTCGTACAAGCAGAATTCACTACAGCTTGGAAGAATGCTGATACTCAGCTGAACAGTGAACAGTTATCAGTGAACAAATTACGCTGA
- the rpiA gene encoding ribose-5-phosphate isomerase RpiA, which translates to MTAAADPVKLMKQEVGRAAAALVKSGSIVGLGTGSTTAYTIQFLGDRLKSGELKDIVGVPTSFQSEVLAKQYGVPLTTLDAIDHIDIAIDGADEVDPQKNLIKGGGAAHTREKVVDYLANQFIVVVDSGKLVDRLGSTFPVPVEVIPMAITPVTNAIIKLGGKPELRMGVKKAGPVITDQGNFVLDVRFDSIDDPVSLEKILNNIPGVLENGIFVNCADLVLIGEVKDGQPLVRQI; encoded by the coding sequence ATGACCGCAGCAGCAGACCCTGTGAAGTTAATGAAACAAGAAGTAGGCAGAGCCGCCGCCGCTCTGGTAAAATCAGGTTCTATTGTTGGGTTGGGCACGGGGTCAACCACAGCATATACGATTCAGTTTCTGGGCGATCGCCTCAAGTCTGGCGAACTCAAAGATATCGTTGGCGTTCCTACCTCATTTCAGTCAGAAGTTTTAGCCAAGCAGTATGGTGTTCCTCTCACCACTTTAGATGCGATCGATCATATCGATATTGCCATTGATGGTGCAGATGAAGTCGATCCCCAAAAAAACCTGATTAAAGGCGGCGGTGCGGCACATACCCGCGAAAAAGTAGTAGATTACCTGGCAAATCAATTCATCGTCGTGGTGGATAGTGGTAAACTAGTAGACCGCTTAGGTTCTACTTTTCCTGTACCAGTGGAAGTGATCCCAATGGCAATTACTCCCGTCACCAATGCCATTATCAAACTGGGCGGTAAGCCGGAACTCCGCATGGGTGTGAAAAAAGCCGGCCCAGTCATCACCGATCAAGGTAACTTTGTCTTAGATGTCAGATTTGACTCTATCGACGACCCAGTCAGCCTAGAAAAAATCCTGAATAACATTCCTGGCGTACTAGAAAATGGCATTTTCGTCAATTGTGCAGACTTAGTTTTAATTGGCGAAGTTAAAGATGGTCAACCATTGGTAAGGCAGATATAG
- a CDS encoding S-layer homology domain-containing protein, protein MRQLLGTISLAILLQIFPSIVQAQEIEPNAGKLSEPIQRVTSAKLMTNFADGKFYPERLINRAELASILVKAFRLDKRQASQAENIISVSDVPTSHWAYKDIQTVLKTDIMKGYRGNLFFPNQRVTKAEALAIFAQAYGVFQFPDESVNEILAPYPDAKSIPSWARKAIATIITEGFINTDAQNNISPLKPMTRGDMAYVLSKYLQRQKKQADTPEVPIIPDTGEPR, encoded by the coding sequence ATGAGGCAGCTGCTAGGTACAATTTCCTTAGCTATACTCCTGCAAATCTTTCCATCTATCGTTCAAGCCCAAGAGATAGAACCAAATGCAGGCAAGCTATCGGAGCCAATTCAAAGGGTAACTTCAGCGAAGTTAATGACCAACTTTGCTGATGGTAAATTTTATCCAGAACGCTTGATAAATCGTGCAGAACTAGCCTCAATTTTGGTGAAAGCATTCCGTCTAGATAAACGACAGGCATCCCAAGCAGAAAACATTATATCAGTATCAGATGTGCCAACTTCTCATTGGGCATATAAAGATATTCAGACAGTTTTAAAAACTGATATTATGAAAGGCTATCGAGGCAATCTATTTTTCCCTAATCAAAGGGTAACAAAAGCAGAAGCCTTGGCAATTTTTGCCCAAGCTTATGGTGTATTTCAGTTTCCCGATGAAAGTGTGAATGAGATTCTGGCTCCATATCCAGATGCCAAGTCTATACCCAGTTGGGCCAGAAAAGCGATCGCCACAATCATCACCGAAGGATTTATCAACACAGACGCTCAAAATAACATCTCCCCATTAAAGCCCATGACTCGTGGAGATATGGCTTACGTATTGAGTAAATATTTACAGCGACAAAAGAAACAGGCAGACACGCCGGAAGTTCCCATTATTCCCGATACAGGTGAACCGCGTTAA
- the dxs gene encoding 1-deoxy-D-xylulose-5-phosphate synthase, which yields MHLSEITHPNQLHGLSIRQLQQIARQIRDKHLQTVATSGGHLGPGLGVVELTLGLYQTLDLDRDKVIWDVGHQAYPHKLITGRYSNFDTLRQKDGIAGYLKRCESKFDHFGAGHASTSISAALGMALARDLKGEKFKSVAVIGDGALTGGMALEAINHAGHLPKTNLLVVLNDNEMSISPNVGAIPRYLNKMRLSPPVQFFKDNLEEQFKQIPFVGESLSPEIARIKEGMKRLAVPKVGAVFEELGFTYMGPVDGHNLEELIATFQQAHQIPGPVLVHVATIKGKGYEIAELDQVGYHAQTPFNLTTGKAIPSSKPKPPAYAKVFAHTLVKLAEQNPKIIGITAAMATGTGLDKLQAKLPNQYIDVGIAEQHAVTLAAALAAEGMRPVAAIYSTFLQRAYDQIIHDVCIQNLPVFFCLDRAGIVGSDGPTHQGMYDIAYLRCIPNIVMMAPKDEAELQSMIVTGVNHTSGPIAMRFPRGNGHGVPLMEEGWEPLEIGKGEILRTGDDVLILGYGTMVYPSLQAAEILSEHGIEATVINARFVKPLDTELILPLAKKIGRVVTLEEGCVMGGFGTAVAEALLDADIVVPVKRIGVPDILVDHATPDESKAELGLTSRQIAERVLQAYFQKQLSTVV from the coding sequence ATGCATCTGAGTGAAATCACCCATCCCAATCAGTTGCACGGTTTATCGATTCGGCAACTGCAACAAATTGCTCGTCAGATCCGAGATAAACATCTGCAAACAGTCGCAACATCTGGTGGACACCTCGGACCAGGTTTGGGTGTTGTAGAGTTAACTCTAGGGCTTTACCAAACACTGGACTTGGATAGAGATAAAGTCATTTGGGATGTAGGACACCAAGCTTATCCCCATAAACTGATCACAGGGCGTTATAGCAACTTCGATACCCTCAGGCAAAAAGACGGAATTGCTGGTTATCTCAAGCGGTGTGAAAGCAAATTTGACCACTTTGGCGCTGGACATGCTTCCACTAGTATCTCAGCCGCTTTGGGCATGGCTTTAGCAAGAGACTTAAAAGGAGAAAAATTTAAATCCGTCGCTGTTATTGGTGATGGCGCCTTAACTGGGGGTATGGCATTAGAAGCCATCAACCACGCCGGACACTTGCCCAAAACTAACTTGCTGGTTGTTCTCAACGACAACGAGATGTCCATATCTCCTAACGTTGGTGCGATTCCCCGCTATCTTAATAAGATGCGCCTCAGTCCACCAGTGCAGTTTTTCAAAGATAACCTCGAAGAACAATTCAAACAAATTCCCTTTGTCGGTGAATCTCTGTCTCCCGAAATCGCCCGCATCAAAGAAGGAATGAAGCGTTTAGCAGTTCCCAAAGTCGGTGCAGTTTTTGAAGAACTCGGCTTCACCTACATGGGGCCAGTAGATGGTCATAATCTAGAAGAATTGATTGCTACTTTCCAACAGGCGCATCAAATACCAGGGCCTGTTTTAGTACATGTGGCAACAATCAAGGGTAAAGGTTATGAAATTGCCGAACTTGACCAAGTAGGCTACCATGCCCAAACCCCTTTCAACTTGACAACTGGCAAAGCTATCCCCTCCAGTAAGCCCAAACCCCCGGCTTATGCCAAAGTCTTCGCCCACACCCTAGTCAAACTCGCCGAACAAAACCCCAAAATTATTGGGATTACCGCCGCAATGGCCACGGGGACAGGCTTAGACAAACTCCAAGCGAAATTGCCTAATCAATATATTGATGTCGGGATTGCGGAACAACATGCTGTCACTCTAGCTGCTGCACTGGCTGCTGAAGGTATGCGCCCCGTCGCCGCTATCTACTCTACATTCTTGCAACGCGCCTATGACCAGATAATTCACGATGTCTGCATCCAAAATCTGCCAGTATTCTTCTGTTTGGATCGGGCGGGAATTGTCGGTTCTGATGGACCCACTCACCAAGGGATGTATGACATTGCCTATCTGCGTTGTATTCCCAATATAGTGATGATGGCGCCTAAAGACGAAGCAGAACTGCAAAGTATGATTGTGACTGGTGTTAACCATACCAGCGGACCGATCGCTATGCGCTTCCCTCGTGGTAATGGTCATGGTGTGCCATTGATGGAAGAAGGCTGGGAACCTCTAGAAATCGGCAAAGGAGAAATTCTCCGTACCGGTGATGATGTGTTAATTCTCGGCTACGGCACAATGGTATACCCAAGTTTGCAAGCTGCGGAAATCCTCAGCGAACACGGCATTGAAGCAACTGTGATTAATGCTCGTTTTGTCAAGCCTCTGGATACTGAATTAATCTTGCCTTTGGCGAAGAAAATCGGTCGCGTTGTCACCTTAGAAGAAGGCTGTGTCATGGGTGGCTTTGGTACTGCAGTGGCGGAAGCGCTACTAGATGCTGATATTGTCGTCCCCGTGAAGCGTATCGGTGTGCCAGATATCTTAGTTGATCATGCGACACCAGATGAATCTAAGGCGGAATTAGGTTTAACTAGCCGTCAAATTGCCGAGAGAGTTTTGCAAGCTTACTTTCAAAAGCAATTATCTACTGTTGTCTAG
- a CDS encoding Uma2 family endonuclease, translating into MVREYSPPLESGDRLNRPEFERRYAAAPHIRKAELIEGIVYVASPLRHELHGKPHSRVMTWLGVYQSLTPGVDLSDTPTVRLDLDNEPPPDAVLFIEPNAGGQTRLSSDDYIEGAPELIVEIAASSAAIDRGSKKQVYRRNGVREYVIWQSYENEIEWFYLSDGDYRSLSPDADGIIRSQVFPGLWLAVEMLLSNQMAQVLEVLQLGLNSQEHGDFVKQLGQK; encoded by the coding sequence ATGGTTAGAGAATACTCACCCCCGCTTGAAAGTGGCGATCGCCTGAATCGTCCTGAATTTGAGCGGCGTTATGCAGCTGCACCCCACATCAGAAAAGCAGAACTCATCGAAGGAATTGTTTACGTGGCCTCTCCCTTACGACATGAACTGCATGGCAAACCCCACAGTCGAGTCATGACTTGGTTGGGAGTTTACCAATCATTGACTCCCGGTGTTGACTTGAGTGATACCCCAACTGTCAGACTAGATTTAGATAACGAACCTCCGCCTGATGCAGTGCTGTTTATTGAACCGAATGCAGGTGGACAGACTCGCTTGAGCAGCGATGATTATATAGAAGGCGCACCTGAGTTAATTGTAGAAATTGCCGCCAGTAGCGCTGCGATTGATCGGGGTAGCAAAAAGCAGGTTTATCGCCGTAATGGGGTGCGGGAGTACGTAATTTGGCAATCCTACGAGAATGAAATTGAATGGTTTTACCTCAGCGATGGCGACTATCGATCGCTATCTCCCGATGCAGATGGGATTATTCGCTCGCAGGTGTTTCCTGGGTTGTGGTTAGCGGTGGAGATGCTTTTGAGCAACCAAATGGCACAGGTGCTGGAAGTGTTGCAGTTGGGATTAAATTCACAGGAACATGGCGATTTTGTCAAGCAATTAGGCCAAAAATAA